One segment of Syngnathus scovelli strain Florida chromosome 6, RoL_Ssco_1.2, whole genome shotgun sequence DNA contains the following:
- the c6h11orf58 gene encoding small acidic protein, protein MSSPREKHGTKRPASSSEEESTQWASADLGSDERKQKFLRLMGASKKERTGRLVIGDHKSTSHIRSGTEDEQISERLEMQYQRGMDEKLSGRNRRHCGLGFSESEPSEVPPASETPTTESKDLEDKVYDTNKTESAAEKDTSIPEKSGTEVSERKSAYKMSFVKSS, encoded by the exons ATGAGTTCTCCGCGTGAGAAACACGGCACTAAACGACCAGCGTCTTCGAGCGAA GAGGAGTCGACCCAGTGGGCCTCGGCTGACCTGGGAAGCGACGAAAGGAAGCAGAAGTTTCTCCGGCTGATGGGAGCCTCCAAG AAAGAACGCACTGGACGCCTTGTCATTGGCGACCACAAGTCGACGTCACATATCCGCAGTG GAACGGAGGACGAGCAAATTAGCGAGCGCCTCGAGATGCAGTACCAGCGCGGCATGGACGAGAAGTTGTCGGGGCGCAACCGGCGACACTGCGGACTCGGCTTCAGCGAG TCTGAGCCGAGTGAAGTCCCGCCTGCGTCGGAGACACCCACTACCGAGTCCAAAGACCTTGAGGACAAAGTTTACGACACCAACAAGACGGAGAGCGCTGCAGAAAAGGACACAAGCATCCCAGAAAAAAGCGGGACGGAAGTGAGCGAACGGAAAAGTGCTTACAAAATGTCTTTTGTCAAGTCGTCATAG